Below is a window of Moraxella nasibovis DNA.
TAATGGCATTGAAGGCGAGGACAAGCCGATGACCCTTGTGGTGGATGGCAACAAAGCGCAGGTCTTAAAAGCCGACAACAGCGTGCTACTTGACTGCACCAAATCCTAAGCTTTACAAATCCTAAAACTTAGAAAATCCAAAACCTAAGTCATTCAGATTGGCTTTTAGGGCTTGTTTTGCAAGCCCTTTATCAGCTTTTGACTTACAGGCATGAAGCACGCTGTCGATAAGACCAAAACCGCCACTTGTCCGTCATAAAATGCAACATTTTATGAATTTGATTGAAAATATCAGCGATTTTATTATAATATACACTCATTCACCAAAGTGTACGCCACTCACACACGGACATCATCATGACCCAAGACAGACCTGCCACCCGTGAACAAAAAAAACGCCAAACCCGCCAAGCATTTTTTAATGCCGTACTAGATCTTTGCATGACTGGGCAAGGTTACAGCTCGATCAGCCTGCGCCAAGTGACTCGTGAAGTGGGCGTTGTGCCGACCGCTTTTTACCGTCATTTTGATGACATGGAAAGTCTAGGCAAGGCACTGGTTGAAGATGAGCTGGGCAGTGCGATGGCGATGCTGCGTGAGCACATGCAGCTGGGCAAAAAACGCAGCTTTGAGAGACAAATCGCCAAAAGCGTTCAGCTATTTTTTAAGGCGGTGGATGCGCAGCCACGCTATTGGCAGTTTATCGCCAGTGAGCGCTTTGGTGGCTCTGAGTCGGTGCGCCGCGCCGTCAGCGAGCAGATTAAGTTTTTTGCCAAAGTCATGAGTGACGATTTGGCACTACAACCTGCCTTTGAACACATCGACGCCAAAGACCGCTATCTTTTGGCGGAAATCGGTGTCAATCTGAGCTTTTCGTGGATCATTGATTGGCTTGAACTGACTTATTTACCAAGCCTGACAGACGAAGATGACGACGAACGCACACCCCCTGCCGAGCTAGAAAACCAAAAGAAAGCCATGCTACACCGCTGCACCCGTCAGATGCAGATGTTACTGTATGGCGCTTACAACTGGAAATCCAACGAAGAAACCCTGCTTGATGATTGATTTTGCGCCCGCCATCTTTGGTCGCAGCGCCTATTTAGGCTGATTTTTTCAAAGATGGCAGCATCATCAGTGCAATCATACTGCAATCATACAGGGCAAACCCACCATCTCTTATAAATTCACACAAACCTACATCGATTTTGAAAATCTGTGCTAAAATAACTGATTTTTCACACAATAACCAACAAACCCAAGCCATGCCTTATTTACACCGCCCAAAATCCCACCACCCCCTTAATAATGCCGAACGCCTACTTCGAGTCATCTCCATCAATGTCAATGGACTCAGAGCTGCTGAGAAAAAAGGACTGTTTGACTGGCTGGCGGTG
It encodes the following:
- a CDS encoding TetR family transcriptional regulator — translated: MTQDRPATREQKKRQTRQAFFNAVLDLCMTGQGYSSISLRQVTREVGVVPTAFYRHFDDMESLGKALVEDELGSAMAMLREHMQLGKKRSFERQIAKSVQLFFKAVDAQPRYWQFIASERFGGSESVRRAVSEQIKFFAKVMSDDLALQPAFEHIDAKDRYLLAEIGVNLSFSWIIDWLELTYLPSLTDEDDDERTPPAELENQKKAMLHRCTRQMQMLLYGAYNWKSNEETLLDD